In Penicillium oxalicum strain HP7-1 chromosome VII, whole genome shotgun sequence, one DNA window encodes the following:
- a CDS encoding Copper amine oxidase 1 — protein sequence MIHPLAILSETETNLARDVVREAHPDTVIDFREIFLQEPPKAQLMEFLMVEHAGRLSPTTPRPPRWALCQYDVIGSDRIPQFHESIVDVVNSKRVKHTVVGKQHHASLTLSEFDVLVDRCMSSELFQAALAEFRLPDGFEVVIEPWPYGGLDDTDENRRYFQGLCFARDTRSGNPDSNFYSYPLPVIPVMDAHTQTIIRVDRPATGGKGDGLAAQTFQADIIGHCKPSEYVPELLPEGTRQDLKPLNVVQPDGPSFKVTDESLVEWQRWRFRVAFNPREGATIHDVWYDGRSVMHRLAISEMSLILGFTQTVPYADPRPPFHRKQAFDFGDGGGGNMANNLSLGCDCLGVIKYFDAVITQADGTAQKLPNAICLHEQDNGIGWKHSNWRTGRAVVTRHRELVIQFIITLANYEYIFAYKFDQSGGITVESRATGILNVVNIDDGKTSEYGNVVSGGVLAQNHQHIFCVRMDPAIDGTNNSVMVEESHPVPMNAATNPHGNLYQVNKKTVDQATFIDAAPHLNRTIKMVNPHKLNPISGNPVGYKFIPLATQLLLADPKSVQARRAQFAQHHVWVTRHRDGELYAGGRYTLQSQHEVEGVADAARRGDRVSDTDVVIWNTFGITHNPRVEDWPVMPVEIFQLMIRPADFFTANPSIDVPSSRNGSSRLVDSECCQKARI from the exons ATGATTCATCCCCTCGCCATTCTCTCGGAGACCGAGACAAATCTCGCCCGCGATGTCGTTCGAGAGGCTCATCCTGATACAGTCATCGATTTTCGTGAGATTTTTCTCCAGGAGCCCCCCAAGGCGCAATTGATGGAGTTTCTCATGGTTGAACACGCCGGACGGTTGAGTCCAACAACTCCCCGGCCCCCTCGATGGGCCCTTTGTCAGTACGATGTCATAGGGAGCGATCGGATCCCACAGTTTCACGAGTCCATCGTCGACGTAGTGAACTCGAAGCGTGTGAAGCATACCGTTGTGGGTAAACAGCACCATGCCAGTCTAACCTT AAGCGAGTTCGACGTCTTGGTGGATCGCTGTATGAGCTCAGAATTGTTTCAAGCCGCCCTGGCGGAATTTCGCTTGCCCGACGGCTTCGAGGTAGTGATTGAGCCCTGGCCTTACGGTGGTCTCGATGATACCGACGAGAACCGGCGCTACTTTCAAGGTCTCTGTTTTGCCAGAGACACTCGATCGGGGAACCCGGACTCGAATTTCTACTCTTATCCATTGCCCGTTATCCCCGTCATGGATGCGCACACTCAGACAATTATCCGCGTCGACCGTCCCGCAACAGGGGGTAAAGGCGATGGCTTGGCGGCACAAACATTCCAGGCCGACATCATCGGACATTGCAAACCATCCGAGTATGTACCCGAGTTGCTGCCAGAAGGCACTCGCCAAGACCTCAAGCCGTTGAATGTGGTCCAGCCGGATGGACCGTCCTTCAAAGTAACAGACGAATCCTTGGTGGAGTGGCAGCGATGGCGCTTTCGAGTGGCATTCAATCCACGAGAAGGAGCTACGATACATGATGTCTGGTACGATGGTCGCAGCGTAATGCACCGTCTGGCGATAAGTGAAATG TCGCTCATCTTGGGTTTCACTCAGACTGTACCATACGCCGACCCTCGGCCACCATTTCATCGGAAGCAGGCTTTTGATTTCGGTGATGGCGGTGGCGGAAACATGGCGAACAACCTGTCGTTGGGTTGTGACTGCCTTGGTGTGATCAAATACTTTGACGCGGTGATCACACAGGCAGATGGCACCGCTCAGAAACTGCCCAATGCTATCTGCTTACACGAACAGGATAATGGGATCGGATGGAAACACTCCAATTGGCGTACGGGTCGGGCTGTGGTCACACGGCACCGCGAACTGGTCATCCagttcatcatcactttGGCCAACTACGAGTACATCTTTGCGTACAAATTTGACCAGTCCGGTGGTATCACCGTGGAATCGCGGGCGACGGGCATTCTCAATGTGGTCAACATTGATGATGGCAAGACGAGCGAGTATGGTAACGTCGTCAGCGGTGGAGTCCTTGCGCAAAACCATCAGCACATTTTCTGCGTCCGTATGGATCCGGCCATCGATGGAACGAACAATTCAGTTATGGTCGAAGAGTCGCATCCCGTCCCTATGAATGCGGCGACCAACCCTCACGGGAATCTCTACCAGGTCAACAAAAAGACCGTCGACCAAGCCACCTTCATAGATGCCGCCCCTCACCTCAACCGTACAATCAAGATGGTCAACCCACACAAACTCAACCCGATCAGTGGGAATCCCGTCGGGTACAAGTTCATTCCCCTCGCGACACAATTGCTCCTGGCGGACCCCAAATCTGTGCAGGCTCGTCGCGCACAATTTGCCCAGCATCACGTTTGGGTGACCAGGCACCGTGATGGCGAGCTTTATGCTGGTGGACGCTATACATTGCAGAGTCAGCATGAGGTCGAGGGAGTGGCTGATGCGGCGCGTCGCGGGGATCGCGTGTCCGACACAGATGTTGTCATCTGGAACACGTTTGGCATCACTCATAATCCGCGCGTAGAGGATTGGCCAGTGATGCCGGTCGAGATCTTCCAGTTGATGATTCGACCAGCCGACTTCTTCACGGCTAATCCATCAATCGATGTGCCATCCAGTCGGAACGGTTCATCGCGGCTAGTGGATTCGGAATGTTGCCAAAAGGCTCGTATATAA